The following is a genomic window from Archangium lipolyticum.
CACGACGCTAGGGTGCGCCCTTCGCACCATCCCGAGCGGTCCCCGATGCCCGCTCGCACGCCATACGAGGAAGCTCATGCCCGGCATCGACCTGAACTACTTCATTCGTCAGGCCAACAAGCTCACGGAGAAGATCGAGCAGCGCAAGAAGGAGCTGGCCGAAGAGACCGTCGAGGCCAAGGCCGGTGACGGCCGCGTCACCGTGGTCGCCAACTGCGTGCAGGAGATCAAGAGCATCAAGATCGACAAGTCGCTCGTCGACCCCAATGACCTGGGCATGCTCGAGGACCTCGTCACCGCCGGCGTCAACGCTGCCCTGGCGAGCAGCCGTGAGAAGATGCAGCGCGAGCTCGGCAAGATCTCCGGCGGCGTGAAGATCCCCGGCATTACTTGATACCGGATGACTCCTGATCCTCTCAACCGCCTGGTCGCCCAGCTCGCGAAGCTGCCCGGTATCGGGGAGAAGACCGCTCAGCGGCTGGCGTTCCACATCCTCCGCGCTCCAGGTGAGTACGCCCAGGAGCTGTCGCAGGCCATCCGCGAGGTGAAGGAGAAGGTGCACCTGTGTGCCCGGTGCTTCTCCCTCACCGACTCGGAGCTGTGCGGCTTCTGCCGGGACAACAAGCGCGACGAGCGCGTCCTGTGCGTGGTGGAGACGTTCGCGGACCTGATGGCGCTGGAGCGCACCCGGGAGTTCAAGGGCCGCTACCACGTGCTGCACGGTGTGCTCTCGCCCCTGGATGGCGTGGGCCCCGAGCAGCTGCGCATCAAGGAGCTCCTCACGCGGCTCGGAGACGGGCACGTCGAGGAGATCATCCTCGCCACCAACCCGGACGTGGAGGGCGAGGCCACCGCGCTCTACCTCACCCGGTTGCTCAAGCCGATGGGCATCCGCGTGAGCCGCATCGCCCAGGGCCTGCCCATGGGTGGAGATCTCGAGTACGCCGACCAGGCCACGCTGGCCAAGGCGCTCAGCGCCCGGCGCGAGCTGTGAGGCCCCCGGCTACCGCGTGACGCGGTAGCCGAAGGGCAGCACCACCGTCACTTCCTTGTCCCGGTGCGCGGGGAAGCGCAGGCGCTCCACCTGCTTCTCCAGGCACTTGCCCACGGGCCGTGTCGCCAGCGCGCCCTGGGTGGCCGCGTCCGCCTTGCCCGACGAGTAGATGGTGAAGCGCACCTGCACATCCCCCTCGTCCGCGGGCAAGTCCCGCTTGTACTGCTCGAAGCACGCCATGATGCGCGCCCGGTTGCGCAACACCACGCGCTGGACGTCCGCGGCCTCCAGGGACACGCGCGTCTTCGGCGAGCGCGTGGACGTCTTCTCCTTCACCTGGGGCCGCGGCTCCGCCTCGTCCGGGGGCCGTGCCCCCGCGGCCTCGGATTCGGGGACTGCCTGGAAGGGCGGTTGGAGCTGGGCGGCCGGAACCCCGGAGGCCTCTGGAGCGGGAGTCGAGGGCGGCGGAGCCACCGGAATCACGGAAGCCGGCGGCGGCGGAGCCACCGGGGCGGACGGAGCATTCCCGACATTGCGCCCCACCACGAAGGCCACACCCGCCAGCAACAGACCGCCCGCCACGGCCGCGACGAGCAGCCCCCGCCGGCGCGGAGCCATCACCACCGTGCGGGTGCCAGTCACGGGCTGGACGGGAACGGCGCTCGTCCTCGCCTCCGCGTGCGCGGTGGGCGTGTCCATGGGGCGGAAGAATGAGCTCTCCGCGGGGACCACCTCCGGAATGGAGTGCCCGGCCTGCCCCAGCGTCGTGAGCGTGGGGATGCGCGTCTTCTCCGTATAGCGCTGCTCGCCGAAGCTGCCGCGCAGGTACGTGGCGAGGTGCGCGTTGGTGGGCGACTGGGACTCCAGCGCCAGGATGCCCTCCAGGTCGTCCGCGAGCTCCGCGGCGGTGGCGTAGCGCCGCGCGCGGTCGAACGCCATCGCCTTGAGCACCACCGCCTCCAGCGCCGGAGACAGGTCGGAGCGCAGCGCGCTCGGCGGCTGGAAGTCGCCCGACAGCAGGGCGTTGAGCACCGCCAGATCATTGTCCCGGGCGAAGGGCCGCACGTGGGTGAGCGCCTCGTAGAGGCACACGCCCAGGGAGAAGACATCCGCGCGCCGATCCACCTCCTCGCCCCGGGCCTGCTCCGGCGCCATGTAGACGTACTTGCCCTTCACCACTCCGGTGCGCGTGTGGGCCAGGCGCGACTCGGCCTTGGCGATGCCGAAGTCCAACACCTTCACCTGGCCCTCGTACGTCACGTACAGGTTGGAGGGCGAGATGTCGCGGTGGACGATGTTCAGCGGCCGGCCCGACTCGTCGGTGAAGTCGTGCGCGTAGTGCAGGCCGCGCGCCGCGTCCGCGAGCACGCGCAGCACCAGCGGCACCGGCACGTACTCGCCCCGGAAGCTCGCCGTGCGCACCGTGGTGGAGAAGTCCTCCCCCGGCAGGTACTCCATGCAGATGAAGTAGCAGCCCTCGGTGAAGCCCAGCTCGTGGATCTGCACCACGTTGGGGTGCACCAGCTTCGCCGCCAGCCGGGCCTCGTCGCGGAACATCTCCACGAAGTCCGGCAGGCCCGACAGGTGGGCCAGCATCCGCTTGATGACGACATTGCGCTCGAAGCCGTCCGCCCCGAGCCGCTTGGCGAGGAAGATCTCCGCCATGCCGCCCTCGGCCAGCTTGCGCACCAGCACGTACTGGCCATAGGGCCGGAGCGCGTCGGCGTTCCCTGCAGGTTCCGTCCGGGCGCGAGGGGTCGTCATCTCAGGGCCTCACTTCAGCGTGCGCACCGTATATACGTCCGGTGCACCAGGGCGAGACATCTTGAATACGACAACGGGAGGCTGTCCCGCCGACGCCACCCAGGTATCGAACCGGTGTTTCGAGTCGAGTGCCAGGGGCTTGCCGTTCACGGAGAGTCGTGCATCCACCGGTGCCACTCCCGTCACGCGGACACGAGCCCCCGCGCGCTGCCCCTCGCGAGGCGCGCTGACGATGAGCGTGGGCACCGAGTTGTCGAACACGAGCTCCAGCTTGTTCATCCGCCCGCCGCGCAGCGGCTGCCCCTGGGGGCCCAGCGGGGTGATGGACCAGAGGAAGCTGCCCTCCTTCAGCAGGCCCGCGTCGAGCGGCACCTGCGGCGAGGTGGCGGAGCGCTCCGCCACGGGCTGCCCGAGCGCTCCGCTCCGGTACACCGAGACCTTGTAGGAGGCCGCGCCCGCCTCCGCCTGACAGGTGAAGGTGATGGCCGGGGGCTTGTCCTGGAAGAAGATGGTCGTCTTCTCCGGCCCCTCGGGCACCCGGTTGCGCAGCCGGCCCAGCTCGCCCTTGGGAGAGCGCTCCGGCCCGAAGGACGCCTGGCCGTGGGTCAGCTCCGAGCCGTCCGGCCGCCGCACCTTCCAGTACAGCGAGCCCTTCGCGGGAGCCGTCACGTTGACGAAGCCGCGGCGGGCCACGCCCGACAGCACCAGCCGCTTGAAGTCGGAATCCGAGGCCACCTCCACCTGGACCTCGCCCTCCTCCTCCCACGTGAGGGCCACCTCCGACAGGCGCCGGTGGAACACCTGCTGGCCCTCGCGCGAGGCCAGCACGACCGGTGCCCGCGCCAGCGACTCGACCCGCGCGGCGGCCTCGCCCTTCACGGTGGCGCGCTCGCCCGCGCGCAGGGGCGCCCGGGCCTCGCCACGCACCAGCGTCACGTCACCCGCGCGCGAGTCCACGGTGAAGCCATCCCCGGTGCGCCGCACGTCGAGCCGGGCGGCCCCGCTGCTCTCCAGCAGGAGCCCCGGCAACACCACGCGGCTGACATGGCCCGGAGCCAGCGTCAGCCCCAGCTCGCCCTTGAGCAGGTCCAACCGCGCCTCGTCCGTCGCGCCGGAGCGGGCCACGCCCTCCACCACCAGCTCGCCGCCCTGGCCCAGCGCGAGCGTGGACTCCGAGCCCTCCAGGTTCAGCAGCGCCGTGCCCTGACGCGCGCGCACACTGTCACCGGCCCCGAGCACCTCGCCCTTCCGGTCCACCCCGCGCCACCGGGCCTGGCCCTTCTGGCGCCACTCCGCGCGGCCCGTCCCGGCGTGCACCGTCACCCGCACGGGCGCCAGCTCCAGCACCCGCGTCGTCACGCTCTCGGCCTTCACCGAGACTTCCTGCCCCTGGGCGGCCCGCACCGTCTGCCCGTTCTTCGCCACCACCTCCACGGAGCCCAGGCGCACTTCCACGTGGCTCTCGTCCTGGCCCACGTCCAACCGCACCTCGCTCTCCTCCGCGCCCTGGCGGGTGAGGCCGAAGGGCGTGAGGAGGGTGAGCTGGACCCGCGGACCCGCCTTCCGACCCACCGCAACCGCCGGGACCCGCGACAGGACGAGGCCGCGCGACACCATCACCACCACGCCGGTCGAGTCCTCGTCGAGGATGAAGCGCGCCTGCGCCCCCACCTCCACCGTGCGCCCGTCGGCGAAAAGCACCGTGGCGCTCGCGCCATCACCCGTCTCCACCGCGTCACCGCGCAGCAGGGGCCCCTGGCTCGCGGGTGCCTGCTTCCCTCCGCGCTCGAGCCGCACCTCGCCCGACATCGACGCGAGCCGCGCGAGCTCGGCCACGCCCGCGTCCACCTCCGCCGTCGCGGGAGCGGGCGCCACCGGCGGGGGCGCGGGAGGCAACGCCTCCTCCTCTCCACACGCGGCGGCGAGCAGCAGGCACAGCGCGGAGACGAGGGGAAGGCGGAAGGAGCTCACCGGGTCTTGGGAAAGAGATCGACGTTGAAGATGGCCTGCTCGCCGTCGCCCACGGTGATGACCTTCGTTTGAGACAGGTGGCCGGGAGCCGAGAAGACGAGACGATACCTACCTTGCTTGAGCTGGACCTGGAAAGTCCCCCTGGCGTCCGTGCGGCGGCGGAGCTTCGCCTCCGGGATGAAGAGCCGGGCCTGGAGCGGCTTCCCCCCACGGACGCTGCGTACCTGACCGGACAAGGTAGCGAGCGCTCCCTGGCGCCCATGGGTCAGTGACACGGACAGTTGCGACACGATGCCCGCGGCGATGACCACGGCCTCCTGCTCGGCGCGGAAGTCCGGGGCCGACACCTTCACTTCCAGTGGACCCGGTGGAAGCTCCTTCAGGAGGGCCAATCCCATCTCGTTGGTGGTGACCTCGGTACCACCCACGGTGACGAGCGCGCCCGGCAGGGGCGTCCCGTTGCGCCCATCCACCACGAACACCTCCAGGGTGCCCACGCGCGGCAGCGGATTCGTCCGCAGCACCAGCTCCGAGCGGCCACCGGCCGTCACCGTGGTGCGAGCCTCCAGGGGCAGATAGCCCTCCACGTCGACGCGAACGAGCACCTCACCCGGCGGCAGCTCCACCCCCGTCAACCGCCCGTCCGCGCCGAGCACGCGCGGCGCCTGCCCCACGCCGCCCACGGTCAGCACCACGCGGGCACCGGGCAGTGCCTTCCCCGACCCCTCTTCCACCACCGCGAGCACGAGCTCCCCCAGCCGCGGCCGCGAGGCCTCCCCACCCCCATGGGTCAGCTCGAACGCCAGCCCCGCGCGGCTGAGGACCTGCGAGGACTTCAACCCGTCCGCCGTCGTCAGCTCGTCACGCACGTACTGGTAGTCCAGCACCAGCGCCCCACCCCACTCGCCCCGCCGCATCACCGGCACGAGCAGCGCGCCACCGGCCGCGAAGCCCGTCGACGAGGCCCCGAGGGCCACGGGCACCTCGCCACGCACCTCCGCGCGCAGGCGCCAGGGCAGCGGCACGAGGACGCGAGCCCCCACCAGCGCGGCGTGGCGCGCCGAAGCCACGAGCCGTGCTCCTCCCTCGGCGCTGGCGAAGGTGGGCAGCTGCGCGAAGCCGTAGCCGGCGCTCACCTCGGCGCGCACCGGCCCCAGCGAGACACGCGCCGCCGGGCCCACCGAGGCCCGCAGCAGTCCCCCTCCGGTGATGAGCCGCGTCTCCTTCGAGAGGCTGAAGCCCTCGCGCTGCACGCTGGCCCACGCCCCCCACCAGCCCTCGCCGAACACCGCGGCCCACAGCGCCACGTCGTTGGGCGTCATGCCCCCATAGGACACCGCCGGCCCGGCCTCCTGGGCGCCCTCCCGGAAGGTCAACCCGTACCGCAGTCGCACCGTGGCGCGCTCCACGGACGCTCCCTCGGCCCTGGCGGTGATCGGCCCCCCCAGGGTGAGCACAAGTAGGAGAATGGAAAAAAAGGGGCGCGGAAGGAACGGCACGGCCAGAGTATAGTGAAGACTCGACAGGTCCCCTCGAAACAGGAAGCGCCCGATTTTCCCCGGCACCCCTTCATGCACGACGCGCTCCCCGGCTCGGCCCGGGCACCCCTACCCCAGGCGCTGGGCAGGCGGCCTCTGTGGGCATGTGCCTGCATGCCAGCCCCGGGAGCACGGGCTTCCACGGAAAGAGGTGGCTTCTTGCCGGGTTGAAAGGGCTTTGCTAAAGCTCCCCCGGTCGGGAGCGCCGCACCTAACCTCCGAAATTCATTCCGGAAACCTTCGGGGGCCGCGGGAGTCAAGGTCGAGCGAGACGCTTAGGAGCGTAAACGCCCATGGGCACGCAATTGGTGATGTATGAAGAGGAGTTCACCAAGATCAACGCAGTTTGCGACCGGCTGACCAAGGACGCGAACGCGAAGGTGGTGTTCCTCGTCGACAAGAACGGGCAGCTCATCTCCTCCGCGGGTCAGACGCAGAACATCGATACCACCTCGCTGGCGTCACTGACGGCCGGTAACGTGGCGGCGATGGGCGGCCTGGCGAAGTTGATCGGAGAGAACGAGTTCCCCCATCAGTTCCACGAGGGGGCGAAGGACTCGCTCTACATGACCATCGTCGGGAGCCGGGTGGTGCTCGTTGTCATCTTCGACAACCGGACCAGCCTCGGCCTGGTGCGCCTGCGCATCAAGAAGGCCAGTGACGAGCTGACCAAGATCTTCGAAACTCTGGTGAAGAAGACTGACGGTCCCGGGGTCGGCTCGCCGTTCGCCGAGATTTCCGACGACGATATCGACAACCTCTTCAGCGAGTAACCCGGGAAGCCATGTCCTTCATCAACTACTCGTCTCGCGAAATCAACTGCAAGATCGTCTACTACGGTCCCGGGTTGTGCGGGAAGACGACGAACCTGCAGTACATCTACAACAAGACCGCCGCGGAGACGAAGGGCAAGCTCATCTCGCTCTCGACCGAGACGGACCGCACGCTCTTCTTCGACTTCCTCCCGCTGTCGCTGGGTGAGATCCGCGGCTTCAAGACGCGCTTCCACCTGTACACGGTGCCGGGACAGGTCTTCTACGACGCCAGCCGCAAGCTCATCCTCAAGGGGGTGGACGGCGTGGTGTTCGTGGCCGACAGCCAGGTCGAGCGCATGGAGGCCAACATGGAGTCGTTGGAGAACCTCCGCGTCAACCTCGCCGAGCAGGGCTACGATCTGAACAAGATCCCCTACGTCATCCAGTACAACAAGCGGGACCTGCCCAACGCGGTGACGGTCGAGGAGATGCGCAAGACGCTCAACCAGCGCAACATCCCCGAGTACCAGGCGGTGGCGCCCACGGGCGTTGGCGTGTTCGACACGCTCAAGGCCGTGGCCAAGCTGGTGCTGACGGAGCTGAAAAAGGGCGGCTAGAGACGTCTGGCGGTCTCGCGGCCGCCAGCAGACGAGGTCGCTCCGTGCGCTCCCCTTCCTCCATCCACGTGCTGGCCCTCGCCAGCACGCTCCTGTGGGCCCCTGCGTTCGCGCAGACGGGCCCTGGTGGCGTTCAGGCTCCCGCTCCCGCAGCCAGCCCCGCTCCCACGGCCTCCACGGCGGCGGCGCCAGCGCCCGCGGAGCCTCCTCCCGGGCAGACGGCGGACGAGGCCTTCAGGACCCGGGTGAGGACGCTCGAGGAGCAGGTCGTCGACCTGAAGGAGAAGGTCTTCCGCTCCAAGGCCCGCCTGCAGCTGTTGCAGGAGACGGTGCTGGGAGGAGACCTCTCCACCGGAGCGAGCGCGGTCATCTTCCACCGCAACGAGATGGGAGACTCCTTCATCCTGGAGTCGGTGGCGTATGCGCTGGATGGCGCGCCCATCTTCACCCGCGCGGACGAGAACGGCAGCCTGGCCGAGCCGGAGGAACTGGAGATCTTCAAGGGCCGCATCGTGCCCGGCCAGCATCAGGTCGCCGTGCGGCTCGTCTACCGCGGCCATGGCTTCGGGGTGTTCAGCTACCTCGAGGGCTACCGCTTCAAGGTGCAGTCCAGCTACACCTTCAACGCGGAGCCGGGGAAGGTGACCACCGTGCGCGTGGTGGGCTTCGAGCAGGGAGGGCTGACCACGGATCTGAAGGATCGGCCGGCGGTGCGCTACGACATCGGCACGGCGCGCGACTCGAGCCCACTGCCCGCCCCGGATGCCGCGCCCGCCGCGGGTGCGCCCCCTCCTCCTCCGACCGCCACGGCCCCCGCCGAGACGAAGAAGTAGAGGGCCGGCCTTGAGCACGTCGCGCCTCCCAGCCCTCCTGCTCGCGGCGGCCACCTTCGCGGCCCCGGGGCCCGCTCGCGCCAAGGAGACTCCGCCCGCCCCCGGCCCATCCGCCGCCGAGCTGTCCGCGCGGCTGGAGCGGGTCTCCGGACAGGTCGGAGCGGCCGAGAAGGAGCTCCGCTTCGTCGAGGCGCAGTACACCGAGCGTCCCGAGCAGAGCGAGGACGAGGTCCGCCTGCGGCGCTTCTCCGACGGAGAGCTCCAGTACCTGATGAGCGACTGGGGCGCCGCGTCGGTGCTCTTCTACGACCTGGTGGGCGACCCGAAGTTCCGCGCCCACGAGCGCTACCCGGACGCGCTCTTCTACCTGGCGGACTCGCTCTACCAGCAGAAGAACTACATCGCCGCGCGCATCTACCTGCGCGAGCTGCTCTCCCTGAAGGACACCCGCCGCTACCGGGACGCGCTCACGCGCTACCTGGAGATCGCCGGCAGGCTCAATCAGTTCACGGGGCTCGACGTGCACATCCAGAAGGCGCGGAGCCTGTCCGGTGGGCAGATGCCGCCGGAGCTGGAGTACGTCTACGCCAAGTGGCTCTTCAAGCGGACGGACCTGCCGGACAAGGAGCGGCGAGAGCGGACCCGCGCCATCTTCCAGTCGCTGGCCAGCACGCCCGGCGGGCGCTTCCAGAAGCAGAGCGCGTACTTCCTCGGCGTGCTGTCCGTGCAGGAGGGTGACTACGCGGGCGCCGTGGAGCACTTCCGTCCCCTGGTCTCCGCGACGCCGGAGGCGCCGGAGCTCGCCGGGCTCGAGGACCTGGCCAACCTCTCCCTGGGACGGCTCCTCTACGAGCTGGGCCGCCATGACGAGGCGCTCGACCATTACTCGCGGATCTCCCGCCAGAGCGAGTCCTTCGTCGAGTCGCTCTACGAGATCGCCTGGGTCCACGTGAAGAAGGGGGACTTCGAGAAGGCGAAGAACGCCATCGACATCCTCCTGCTGGTGTCGCCCGACGGCGCGCTCGCGCCCGACGCCCGCCTCCTCCAGGGCAACCTTCAGCTCAAGATGCGCAAGTACGAGGAGGCCACCTCCGCGTACGAGGACGTCATCAGCACCTACAAGCCGGTGCGAGACCAGGTGGACGCGCTGCTGAGGGTGAACCAGGATCCCATCGCGTACTTCGACAACCTGCTGGCGAACAACGAGCGCACGTTGGACGTCACCATGCTGCTGCCCCCGCTGGCGCTGAAGTCCGCCACCACCCAGAAGGAAGTGGCGGACGCGGTGCGGATGGTGAAGGACGTCGACACCAGCCGCCAGGGAGTGGACGACTCGCGCGCCATCGCCGTGCGCATCCTCCAGGCGCTCGACGAGCGCGGCCTCCAGGTGTTCCCCGTGCTGCAGGAGGGCTACCTCCGGGCGGAGGCGGTGGACAGCGCGCTCGCGAGGGCGGAGCAGCTCCTGGTGCAGGTGGAGGCCGACGTGCTGCACAGCCGCCTCACCCCCGAGGAGCACACCGCCCTGGAGGGCGTGCGCCAGGAGCGGGAGGCCCTGCGCGCCCGCTTCGCCAGCCTCCCCGCCAGCCAGGAGGAGCTCGAGGCGCGGCGCGAGCGGTTGCAGACCCAGGTGGACGAGCTGGACCGCGAGGCCTTCCGGCTGGGCCATGAGCTGCAGAGCATGACGGCCATCTCCGCCGCGGTGCGCAAGTGGGTGCAGGACACGCGCGAGCAGCGCAGCGCCACCCCCGAGGAGGAGAAGGCGTTCCTCGACCAGCTCCGCCAGGAGGAGGAGACGGTGACGGTGCTCCTGGACGAGGTGCGGCAACTGCGCTCGCGCCTGGCCGACGAGCGCAACTCCGCCACTGCCTTCGTCTCGGGTGAGGGAGTCATCCGCGCGAAGTACCGCGAGACGCTCGAGCGGGAGCACGCGTTGCTGAGGGCCGCCGAGGACCGGCTGTCCGGGGACGACGCGGAGCTGGTGCGGCACACCCACGAGGTGCGCCAGCGCTCCGAGGCCCTGCGCGCCCGGGTGGAGCTGGCCCGGCAGGTGCTGCGCGCCCAGGTGGAGCGGCGTGGCAAGGTCATCCGGGACAAGGTGCTGGCCGAGCAGCAGCTCCTGCAGGGCTACGACCAGGAGGTGGCCAGCATGTCCGGCGACGCGCGCAACATGGTGGGCCGCATCGCCTACGAGAGCTTCCAGAAGGTGCGCCAGCAGTTCTATGACCTCGTCCTCAAGGCGGACGTGGGACTGGTGGACGTGGCCTTCACGCGCAAGCAGGACAAGACGACGGAGATGCAGAAGCTGTCCGCGCAGCAGAGCGAGGAGCTGCGCGCCCTGGAGAAGGAATTCGAGGGAGTCCGCGAGGACGCCAACTAGAATGCGACGCCCCCTGCTGCTCACCCTGCTGACGCTGGCCACCGCGCGTGCCGCCGCGCAGGACGCGGCACGTCCGGAGTCCGCCGCGCGGGCCCCGGCCCCGGAGCAGCCACGGGCACGCTCACGCTTCGAGGGCCTGGGCCGCACGCCCGAGCAGGAGAAGCTGTTGGAGGAGCTGAGCGAGGCCGTCCAGCGCTACGAGGAGGAGTCGCGCGCGTTCCGGCAGGAGGTGCAGCAGCTCATCGAGCGCAAGTACCAGCAGAAGCGCGACCAGGTGTCGAAGTCGTACGAGAAGGCCATCTCCGAGCTGGAGACGCAGCAGCGCCAGGATCGGCAGGAGGCCATCGCGCGCTTCGAGGAGTTCCTCCGGCGCTACCCCGACGAGCCGCGCTACACGCCGGACGTGATGTTCCGCCTGGCGGAGCTGTACTTCGAGCGCACCAGCGACACGCAGATGCTGGCCCAGCGCCAGCAGACGGAGCTGCTGAACAGCCTCCCCGAGGGGGCCGAGCCTCCTCCCGAGCCCAAGGCGGACTTCAGCCCCTCCATCGACCTCTACCGGCAGCTCCTCTCCCGCTTCCCGGACTACCGGCTCAACGACAGCACCTGGTACCTGCTCGGCTACTGCCTGGCGGAGCAGGGCTCCTTCGAGGAGAGCCTCGCCGCCTATCAGCAGCTCATCGCCCGCTACCCCACCAGCCGCTTCACCACCGATGCCTGGGTGCGCATTGGCGAGTACTACTTCGACGCCTACAGCGAGCCGGACGCGCTCGCCAAGGCGGCGGCGGCCTACGAGCAGGCCATCAAGAACACCTCGCACTCGCTCTACGACAGGGCCCTCTACAAGCTGGGGTGGACGTACTACCGCATGGACCGCTTCGACGAGGCGGTCACCCGCTTCGTCGCGCTGGTGGATTTCTACGAGGCCCAGAGCGCCGCCAAGGGCGACGAGGCGAACGGTGGAGATCTGCGCAAGGAAGCGCTCCAGTACACCGCCATCTCCTTCGCCGACGAGACGTGGGGTGGCCTCGACAAGGCCCAGGCGTTCTTCGCGAGGCTCGGCCCCCGGCCCTATGAAGCCGAGGTGTACCGCCGTCTGGGCGACGTCTACTTCGACCAGACCCACCACGACGCGGCCATCGCGGCCTACCGGCTCGTGTTGCAGAAGGACCCGCTCGCGCCGGACGCGCCGCTGGTCCACCAGAAGATCGTCCAGGCCTACCAGCGCGACCGCAAGCTGACGGAGGCCACCGCCGAGTCCCAGAAGCTCTCCGAGCTCTACGCACCCGGCTCCGAGTGGTACCAGAAGCACCAGAACGAGCCGGATGTGCTGGCCGCCGCGGACGACCTCGCCGAGAAGAGCCTCACCGCCAGCGCCCTCTACCACCACGAGCAGGCTCGGGTGTTC
Proteins encoded in this region:
- a CDS encoding tetratricopeptide repeat protein, with amino-acid sequence MSTSRLPALLLAAATFAAPGPARAKETPPAPGPSAAELSARLERVSGQVGAAEKELRFVEAQYTERPEQSEDEVRLRRFSDGELQYLMSDWGAASVLFYDLVGDPKFRAHERYPDALFYLADSLYQQKNYIAARIYLRELLSLKDTRRYRDALTRYLEIAGRLNQFTGLDVHIQKARSLSGGQMPPELEYVYAKWLFKRTDLPDKERRERTRAIFQSLASTPGGRFQKQSAYFLGVLSVQEGDYAGAVEHFRPLVSATPEAPELAGLEDLANLSLGRLLYELGRHDEALDHYSRISRQSESFVESLYEIAWVHVKKGDFEKAKNAIDILLLVSPDGALAPDARLLQGNLQLKMRKYEEATSAYEDVISTYKPVRDQVDALLRVNQDPIAYFDNLLANNERTLDVTMLLPPLALKSATTQKEVADAVRMVKDVDTSRQGVDDSRAIAVRILQALDERGLQVFPVLQEGYLRAEAVDSALARAEQLLVQVEADVLHSRLTPEEHTALEGVRQEREALRARFASLPASQEELEARRERLQTQVDELDREAFRLGHELQSMTAISAAVRKWVQDTREQRSATPEEEKAFLDQLRQEEETVTVLLDEVRQLRSRLADERNSATAFVSGEGVIRAKYRETLEREHALLRAAEDRLSGDDAELVRHTHEVRQRSEALRARVELARQVLRAQVERRGKVIRDKVLAEQQLLQGYDQEVASMSGDARNMVGRIAYESFQKVRQQFYDLVLKADVGLVDVAFTRKQDKTTEMQKLSAQQSEELRALEKEFEGVREDAN